The Periplaneta americana isolate PAMFEO1 chromosome 1, P.americana_PAMFEO1_priV1, whole genome shotgun sequence DNA segment atttattttcttttttttttttaataattcaaggctactagattttggataatctttaacatattaactaaaaaaaataaatgttggtactcacattagtgagatgaatgagcctgtcgatttatttttttttattttagtaggttattttacgacgctttatcaacagcttaggttatttagcatctgaatgagatgaaggtgataatgccggtgaaataagtccggggtccagcaccaaaagttacccagcatttgctcatcttgggttgaggtaaaaccctggaaaaaacctcaaccagataacttgctccgactgggaatcgaacccgggccacctggtttcgcagccagacgtgctctccgttactccacaggtgtgaactgagagcctgtcgattcttacacagttgttctaGACTATATTTaaatgactagatatttctttaatggcactagaatcattgatattaatatcgtcacacacacagcttctgaactattagcagagcctaaatgaagcgtattatcatgttcctttctattcaaagatccggatcgaagccagtttttcattatgtataatgggcGCTATTTAAtagagacatagacaactactagcgtgtgccacataagaaagatttaaagtcacaaatacatgaaaaggttcggtactttggtcctctgcaatgaattcgggtggtccgaggctgggttacaggtgcagcaccagaagtgcagggaaaatttggcgagaaacaccacgttcatagtgctttaaatccctcttttgttgctgagagtagagtaggaagtcaatagacgggtaaggtaataaatttcataaaatgtcagtcctgggagaaaaagtgaaagcgattgctatgtgtaatttccaatctctgattgtaatacgcaattcgtttgaattttgttttttcttctgtcttttttgaagaaccacaagggcaaacctcgaggaccacaggtggtccgcggaccatagtttgagaaacgctgctataaAGCAGTTGGACTAATACAATTTTTTGCGGAAATGctacattttcaaacactcaTTTCAATGGCACAAATCCTGTTTTTGTAGAAACTAATTATGTCAATAGATGCcgcttgaaatgaagtgaagagaactgtactatgttcggtttttgctatcaacccttcaatttccTCTTGTGAGGCACACATACAGTAATATTATGTTGTGCAGGGCGAAAAAAGCTAGATAATGCAAAGCTGTCTGATATATGCCTACCCAATGAAAGGAGGAGTGGCAATAAAAGCAGCAGTGCTTTTATATAGCAGTTGTTCAGGGTCATAATTAAAAGTGGGAAAGAAATGGTCAACGAATTTCCCTCTCAGCCCCTCTCTATCAGGAACAGGGTCTTACACGTGCCATAAATCTACTACACAAACCTCCATGCTAACTTCCTTCTtgaaggaagccatgctaagtgTTGTAtcaccctttaaaatccatcagtCTCAGCCAGGATTCAACCCATGAACCTCGGATTCAACAGCCAGCATGGCAACTGAAAATCCACTAACCCAATGAAAGCACATGCAAACTCACTCTCTCATGCTTTATTGCTCCTACAACCAGTGTGAATATTCCAAATGATTTTCTATTTATGCGATTGTAACTCCCAATTCTTTTTGTTATCCTCATCGTATACAGCTGcagaaatagaaaacaaaaaattaagttaaaaatagTAGTATTAGAAATCTGTGCAGAAACGTCATACAAGTAGAGGTAGTGACTTttagcattttaaaattaaaaatgtgttcaatatTTACACATTTTGCATTTGTGATATCTATGCATTTTAGAACAGTTCAACAGGAGTGTGTATTGTTTAtgttgtgtataccactgccactgtgcttgcccacttgcagtgtaaataaacacacacatacataaactCCCTATTGTCATTCGTATGTTTTAAATATCAACCAGTCTATGTAAAGGCAATATTTTCGGCAATTCGAAAGACTTTCCGCATACATTCAATAAACTTGCCACACGGCAATAATGTATTGAATTCATTGTTAGATGgtgaaagatgataataaaacGGCAATATTTGTAGTTTAAAGTTGCATGAAAATAAGAGATTGCAGACCAGTCAAAATGACCTATGTTGGTCCTTCTAGGTAGCTGTACTTGTTTCgcccataaataataatatttgggACTTGAAATTTTCAGGGGACCTACAGAGAGTAGATTCAATAAAAGGCCGGAAGAACGAACTTGATAAGCCAATACACAGGAgagatacaaataaattaaatgtcaAAATGGATCAAAATGACCGGTTGGTCCTTCTAGTGTTAAAACAATCTACGTCATTATTCTCCAGTGTTGTGAATAATGTGTTCTACATCAAAATTACCAATATCTACAAGGTGAAAATTGGTTATCTTttcaaaaaaaaacaaactttaagatctttatgaaatgaaaataacgtAAACAAAAAAAGTTACTTTTTAGGTACCACaacttaataattactcataagcacgatgaaaaaaaaaaactaataatatttcAGTAATCTTACGTTCAGTTATCAGACTTGTTTCTGATCTTCATTTCCTCAGCTTTTTCTTCCATTAACATTTGCTTTTGCAAGTGCAGCTGTTTCAGCTGCACCTTAGGCAAGATTAAACAAGTGAAGAGCAACAACATGCATAACTTCGTTACccacaattatttaaataatataaattcgttACTTTCGTTACCAAATGTGTAAATTAGTCACTTCTGTTACCAGTAGACACCCTGCATATAAATTTCTGAGTTTTAATTCATTTGGGATTTTGTAACAGATTCAAAACCAGTATAAAACTGATGCATTATGAAAAATGCGTATGTTAATGTGCTTTtgacgaatttcacatttttaacCATTGCAAAAAATCACATCTCTACATATCAGACATCACCAACAAATAAACAGGCTTACTTGGTTTGGTAACCATGGGTTCAGGTTCTGCAAATTCTTTTCTCATAGTCCACATGTATTCATTATAGTCTTGCTTGATTGATGTGGATGAAGAAGCAACAACCTGATATCCTAACACTTCCAGTGCAGTAAGAACGACACAGGGATGCTGCAGGTAAACTATTGTTGATTCATCACAGTAACCGCCTGATGCAAATCGTTTCAATTGTTCAATGTCACAtgctgaaaagaaaaatatttttgaatactCATATATAACGTTGACCCATCTGTCTTGCAGTGCATCAATTAATATACTTCCATTTTGCAGCAATAAATCTACAACATTGGTATTCAAATAAGACATAGGAGCCAGCCAGACttacataatataatgtattcTCTTAATAAGCACCAAGTTCATATTAGAAGAGCAAGcaatgcaaaaagaaaaaaaaaatgaggataCATCaccaatttaataaaaaacataagtatatgtatacttagcggcaaaaagaatgggctgaCTCTTGGTCGAGAGAAATGCTAAGTTTTAGcgtgcggttcactcgtgtaaacgtaacccattGCAAGGcgttgcagtccacacctgtggagtaacggttagcatgcctagccgcgaaaccaggtggcccgggttcgattcccggtcggggccagttacctggttgaggttttttccggggttttccctcaacccaatatgagcaaatgctgggtaactttcggtgttggaccccggactcatttcaccggcactatcactttcatctcattcagacgctaaataacctgagctgttgataaagtgtcgtaaaataacctacttaaaaaaaaaaaaaaggcattgctgtggtgtctcttcattgaaagtcgtccgtctataatgtagtaaaccttacgagcagtgtgtggcccagtggtaagaagtctaacatccgtaccagaggtagtgagttcgcctcccggtatggtaaatttattattttctttttattttaacttttacttaatttattagtttaaatgtgaaatggcatttgttaacaaacttcgttatgtctgccttgtaaaaatattattgcccatcacctgtgggctattaataggtgagacctggcctgtataaacaaaaatacttgtttcacatcctaaaaaaccggacgcatatcaaacgcaaataaataattaaattaacaaaaacaaacaattttttaatatattgacaaaacaaggcctgtggtggggactagaatctcg contains these protein-coding regions:
- the LOC138707307 gene encoding uncharacterized protein isoform X1; protein product: MPYILVRGNLSSYGKDYPWRVLVSGLKACDIEQLKRFASGGYCDESTIVYLQHPCVVLTALEVLGYQVVASSSTSIKQDYNEYMWTMRKEFAEPEPMVTKPSPPIQVINTLSELGYRVVCSTGEAEVVWTLQREV